In a single window of the Falco rusticolus isolate bFalRus1 chromosome 13, bFalRus1.pri, whole genome shotgun sequence genome:
- the LOC119156918 gene encoding histone-lysine N-methyltransferase MECOM-like → MRSKGRARKLAASDECLYESFPELPLEEAAEADGEAANVQCPASVSIQELSSPATSSEAFTPKESSPYKAPIYIPDDIPIPTEFELRESNIPGAGLGIWTKRKIEAGEKFGPFVGEQRPHLNDPSYGWEVRHRTFFRSVELSCVSINTEVFAKFESYPAAARGYLRA, encoded by the coding sequence gTGACGAATGTTTGTATGAAAGCTTTCCTGAACTTCCTttggaggaagcagcagaagctgatgGAGAAGCTGCAAACGTCCAGTGTCCAGCATCCGTCAGCATTCAAGAGCTGTCTTCTCCAGCAACCTCCAGCGAAGCTTTCACACCAAAGGAAAGCTCTCCTTACAAGGCTCCAATATACATTCCTGATGACATTCCCATTCCTACAGAGTTTGAGCTCCGAGAATCCAACATTCCTGGAGCAGGATTAGGGATATGGACCAAAAGGAAGATTGAAGCAGGGGAAAAATTCGGCCCTTTTGTGGGAGAGCAGCGGCCACACCTTAACGATCCCAGTTATGGTTGGGAGGTAAGACACCGTACATTCTTTCGGTCTGTTGAACTCTCTTGCGTGTCTATAAACACAGAAGTATTTGCAAAATTTGAGTCCtatcctgcagcagccaggggatATTTGCGTGCATGA